TGTTGAGGAAGCTCGTGCTGCACTAAAACTTCTGGAGGAATCTCAACAGCATCAACCTGGCTGTAGTGCTCTTCAATCACCCGCTGAAGGATTAATCCCGCCTGTAAATCTGTTGCATCTGCCGCGAAACCAAGTCTCCCCACAAGTTTTCCAGCACGCATCTGAAACAATTGAATGGCAGCAAAATGATCGTCTTGGGCAACAGCCAAAACATCTCTACTTACTGATGCATCCGGCAAACTCATTTTCTGATCAGCTGTTAATTGATCAATTCCTTGAAGTTGATCCCGTATTCGCGCAGCAGATTCAAAATCAAGTCTCTCGGCGTAGCGTTCCATTTGCTGGTTCAGGAGTTGCCTGAGTTCATCACTTCGCCCCTGAAACACCATCGCAACTTTGCGTAAAATTTGGTGATAATCCTCAGAGCTAACCTTCTCCTGACAAACTCCTGGACAACGGCCAATCGAATAATTAAGGCAGGTGCGATTTGGATAAAGTGGTCGTGGGCGTTGGCGTAGTGGAAAGACACGTTTTACAAGAAAGAGGGTTCTTCTCAGTAAGCCCACATCCACATAAGGTCCATAAAACCGATCAAGTGGGCTTCGAAACCTTCGACGTCTAGTAATAAAAATTCGGGGGTAGTCTTCGCTCCAGGTAATGCATAGATAGGGATATTTTTTATCGTCTTTCAGCAGCACGTTGAAGTGTGGTTGCTGGTTTTTGATGAGATTCGATTCCAGAGCAAGCGCTTCAGCCTCGCTATCCGTGACAATGAATTCGATTTCGCAGATTTGCCGCACCATCAAGCGGATGCGTGGACTCAGGTCATGGCTGCTGCGAAAGTAGCTTCGAACCCTGCTGCGCAAGGTTTTTGATTTTCCGACGTACAGCAATCGATCGTCTGCATCGCGCATGAGATAACAGCCCGGCTCAGTGGGGATGTCTTTCAGGCGCTGTTCCAGGCGCTCCGGTTGCTCTAGCAAAGGACGCTGCATGCGTTGAATCTAGAGACCCTGCGCTGCATAGGATCCGATTAGTCCTTCATGGCTGATGCGCGCTCTCTACCCGGGCAGTTTTGATCCACTCACCCTTGGTCATCTCGATTTAATCGAGCGTGGTTGCTCCTTATTCGGAGAAGTGGTTGTTGCTGTTCTCCAGAACCCAGGTAAGTCTCCAGCTTTCAGCCTTGATCAACGGTTGGAGCAAATCACTCAGGCCACCTCCCATTTGCAAGGGGTCACGGTGACCAGCTTCAACGGCCTAACCGTGAACTGCGCTCGAGAACACCATGCTCAGTTGATCCTGCGTGGATTACGAGCGATGAGTGATTTTGAATACGAACTCCAGATTGCCCATACCAATCGATCTTTGGACTCAGAATTTGAGACGATTTTTCTCAGTACTGCAGCCCACTACAGCTTTTTGAGCAGTTCCGTTGTGAAAGAAGTGGCTCGATTTGGTGGACGTGTGGAACATATGGTTCCGGCGGTGGTGGCGGAAGACCTCAAGAGGTTCTTTAATTCGGCTTTATAAGCCAGTTGCGATGAGCGAGATCCAGTTCTCCGTGCTCGACCAGCTCGATCAGCTCGAGGAAATTGTTCTCGAAGGTAGTCGCATTCCTTTTAGTGGCGGAAGGCTAGTCAATGAGCAAGATGCCGTCGAGATCCTGGATGGCGTTAGAGAGTCGCTGCCCGGGCAGGTCGCTCAAGCTGATCAGTTGCTGCAAAAGAAGGACGAATTCATCACCTCAGCGCGCAGCCAGGCTGACGAAATTGTCCAAAAAGCCCAGCTTCAGCGCGAACAGCTTGTGAGTGCCGCTGCGGTTCGGCAGGAAGCTGAACGTCAAGTTAATGAGATGAGAGATCAAGTTCGCCAGCAGTGCGAACAGCTCCTTCAGAGTTCTCGCCAGCAGGCCGCTCAAATGGAGCACGAAATGCAGTCCAAGCAGGTCCAGCTGGAGCAGCAATATGCAACGCGTCGTCAACAGTTAGAGCAGGAGGCTCTGCAACGTCGTCAACAACTTGATCAGGAAGCTCTCGAACTCAAGCGCCAATTGGCTGAGCATCATGAGCGAAGTCGACAGCAGTCAGCTCAGGAGCTAGAGCAAATCCGCAATGAAGGGGTCAAACTCCAGAAAGAGGCTCAAACGGAAGCTGAGCGGATTCATCACGATGCACTTCAGTTCCGTCAGCAGACGCAACAGCAGTGTGAGTCTTTGATTCAGCGCACACGTCAAGATGCAGCCTCTGTTCAAGACGGTGCCAACCGCTACGCCGAGCAAACCCTGGGCGAACTAGAGCAACGACTTAAAGAGATGGCGCAAGTGGTTTTGGCTGGGCGCCAGGAACTCGTCAAAATTCAAATGATTCGTCCCGATAGTTCCGCAGCTGAGACAGAAGGCCCTGAAGCAAAAAATCGTCAGGGTAAAGCCGTCTCGATGAACAAAGCACGTCGCGCAGCTTCCCGTCTTAGATCGATGAAGGGCACGGGCTGAGGCTGTACACGGTCCTCAAGATCTGGCCGATCGTTGCGTTGGGTCGGCTCGCACCATTTGAGATCATGCTCAAGTAGCGCGGCCCGTCGTTCGTTTGGAGAATTCCTGAAATCGAGCGCACCCCTCGGATCGTTCCTGTTTTCCCCCAAAATTTGCCTTGGATCGGTGAGCCGATGAAGTAATTGCGCAGTGTTCCTCTCTGTCCAGCAATCGCCATCGAGGCTTGGTAGTAAGAGGCGTAAGGGTGTTGATCCATCCGCATCAACAACGCAGCGATGGTCTGACTTGACACACGGTTGTTGCGCGAAAGCCCACTGCCGTCTGCAACCCTGAGCCCCTCCACGGAGATCCCTTGTTGTTGCATCCAACGATGTGCCGCCGCAGATGCCGCTCTCACATCCCATTGGTCAGCAGCTTGTCTCAGCAAGACTTCTGCCGTGAAGTTATGACTTTCAGTGTTGGCAAGGCTCATCAAGGCATGCATCGGAGCAGAGGTCTCTTCATGCAGCACGATTTGATCGTCGCTTTGTTGTGGCTGTTGGCTGTCGCGAATCGGTTGCACTTGTTGAACCTGGATGGATCCGCCGCGACGTTTAACCTCTTTCTTGAACAACGTCTCTAACCGCCTGTAGGGATCGCTCACAGCACCTCCCAGAGCGTTACTGGTTAGGGCGAGGCGAGTGATTGGGGCTCCATAGGCATAGGCGCGATCTGAGGGGTGCCAATCGTTTGGCCACCAATTTTGGCGAGGTTCTTCCTGCACCATCAAATTCACGGAACCAGCCGAGGCTCCCCGTGCTCCTCCCTGTCCCATAGCGGCCATGGCAAAACGCTGTAAACCAGCAATTCCAAGATCAGGATCTCCTTGCCCCTTGAGCTCAAGGGTGCCATCAGCCCGTTGGACTAACTGAGTACGCAAGCGGAAATCTGGGCCTAATCGGTCGAGGGCGAAGGCCGTACTGATGAGTTTTTGGTTAGAGGCTGGAATGCGTGCCATCGCACCATTCACGTCACCAAGCAAATCACCATTGCTGTTTACCACTGAAACGCTCCAAGACCTGGCAATGGGAGCGAGCAAGCGATTCAGAGCTTGCTGCAGAGGTGCACAGGAGCGTCCTCTCTGCTGGAGATCGGGAAGAGGCTGGTCGGACGGCGGTGGTGGAAGGGTTAGCAGCGGAGGCTGCTCGGCCCTAGCGGGGATTGAGGCTGCAGTGCTTGACGCCAGGGTTAGGACAAGGAGAGCTGCTTTCATTGCACCTTCACACCACTTACCGTTCCATTCAGGCGGTAAAGCGCACCTTCAAGTTCTACGGGTGTGCCGACTTTCAACTTGGTTCCGGCGAGAACCACCCCGGATTTTGACACCGTTGCATCACCTTGAAGTACAAAGCGAGCATTCAATGTGCCAACAGTTGCTCTGTTTGGATCGGGTGCCGTCACGACTGATCCATCGGGTTGAACCGCCGCTAGCACACGGTTGATGTCGTCGACGCGAATCAACTTGACGCTTCCGGAGGGCTGATTCCGAATGATGATGCTCGCCCGTCCTGAAGAAAGTGCTTCCTGGACCAATGCGTCAGGGTCTGCTGCACTCACACGACGGACGTCGACCATGATCTGAACGGTTTTTACCGAACCGTTCGCTTTTGCAAACGTATTAGAGAGTTTGGGACTCCAAAGCACCCCACCAACGGCCATGAGACCAATCAGTCCAGCAGTGACATCGAGAACTGACACCCCTCGTAATCGGTCTCTTAATGCCATACCCATTCCGATCACTTGGCCACAGTAAAAGCGATATTCAGGAACATCAACTACTTAGATCCTCGATGAAACGGTCGACTGCCCCTAATTGGCGTCCAAGACTGTCACTTTCACCATTGAGTGCCATGTCAATGGCCTCTGCGTCTGGTTTTGAGGGCATCGTTCCCAAGAACCGATAACCATCAGGATCCGCTTTAAACAGATGCCACATCTCCACTTCGGTTTGCAGGAGTGCCCCTTCAGCCAGCGGTTCTAAGTGGAAAGCAGACCGCCATATCGAGAGAAACCCTTTGCGTCTGGCCCTAGCGACACTGCCTATACCCACACCAGCGTCTTCAAGCTTTCCATTGAGAAGAACCACCGTTCCCTGCCAGCTTTTGCAGATCTGTTCGACCATCTCGTAATCACTTGGTTGCGGCCCAATGGCCAAGAGCAATCGACCTGTGATTTCGGGATCCTCGGAAAGCATTAGATCCTTGAGGGCAAAGCAGTGAGTCGCCAGTTCGCTGCTTTCTCGCTGAGCCAGGGCCGCTGACCCTGCATCAGGCCAGCCCAACACCACGTCGTGTCCTGCATCCTCCAATGCTTTGGCTAGTCGCAAAGCTGGTTTTAAAACCCTTAGGCCTTCGAAGCGCCAGGTCACGGTCCAGCGTCGTTGCTGACGATCGCTCAGTGCTTTCTTGAGGGAGGCGAGGGTCATCGACTCGGCCTGTACAAGATCGGCAGGAAGGGTGACGGACAAACTCAACTCGATGGGAGTGCTGCGCGGAGAGTACCTAGATGTCAGGCGAGATTGTGGTTCATGCGATCAATGGCGTTTTGAATCCGATCGTTGATTTCAGTCAAGGTTGCAGGGTTAATCCAGTAGCCAAGACTGAGCCGAAGCCCCGATCGCCTCCATAAGGGATCCACGCCCATCGCTTTAAGGATGGGGCTGTCACTATCTCGGCCGGAGGAGCATGCACTCCCACTACTGGCTGCGATTCCTTCACGATCCAGGGCTCGTACCAAGGCACGACCCGACATCGGTTGACCGTGGCGATCGGAGACCAGCATTGAGAGATGGTGCGGTAGACGTTCCGTGGGATGCCCATTGAGACGGATTGCATCGTTTTGGCAAAGCAGGGCTAACAAGGCATCGCGCACGGAAGCGATCCCTGATCCTGATAATTCGATTTGATTCGCCTGACAAGAAGCGATGTCACGGAATGCTGCAGCCATTCCTTGAGCTAAGACCGGGCATTCGGTGCCGGCTCGCAGGCCATTCTCCTGTTCGCCGCCGGCAAATAAGGGCTGGATCCGTTCAGCGATCTCCTGTCTGAAGAGCAACAAACCGATGCCTCTTGGACCGCCACACTTGTGTGCTGAGGCCGTTAGGAGATCAACTGGAAGCTCATTCCAATTCGGGCAACCCTGGCTCAAGACTTGGGTGGCATCGGTGTGAAACGGAATGCGCTTCGAACGACATGCCTCTCCCACGACCTGGATCGGTTGAAGCGTTCCGACTTCACTCTGACCCCAGATCAAGGAGACGATTTTGGTTGGAGCTTGCAGTAATCGATCCAGATGTTCCATTTGGATCTTTCCAAAGGCATCCACGGGCCATTCTTCAATCGTCCATCCGCATGCAACCAATTGCTGAGCAGCTGCCGCAACAGCAGGGTGTTCTACAGAAGAGATCACCAATCTGCCTGGTGACTGGGTTTTGGCGAGTCCAATCAGGGCTAGATGGGCTGACTCAGTGGCACCAGAGCAGAACAAGATGTCTGATCGGTCAGCTCCCAGGCTGTTGCTGATGGAAAGGCGCGCACGTTCGAGTGACTCAGCAGCATCACAGCCGATGCGATGAAGGCTTGAAGGATTGCCCCAACTCTCCTGTTGCGCCCTGATCATGCAAGAGATCACGCTCTCTCTTAGGGGAGCGGTGGCACACCCATCCAGATAAAAGTAGGGGTGTTCAGGGCCTGTCATCGCGCTTAAAGCGGGACAGGGTTCGCTTTTCGAGGGAATCGCCAGCAAGGTTGATCATGGCGTCAAGAGATGTTGACGACAAAAATTCTTGGACCTGCGCTTGTGCTTCATCGCGTAAGCAATCGTCAGGTTGATTGCAGTTGTCTTTGCAATCGTTCGCACAGTCCAAGCTGTTCTCGGCCTGCGTTGATGGCGTGGAGGCATCAGCGCCAGATAGCGTTGATCGTCCAACAGCTGCCGCTGTAGTGAGCTGTTCTGGTCCTGGCTGTGGCAGTAATTCAGGATTTAGAACTCCATCAAAAACTGATACGGCGGGTCCGGTCATAAAAACGGAGCCCTTGGGATCAGGCCAGCTGATCTCGAGTGGTCCGCCTGGAAGTTTCACCGTGGCCTCTGATTCCGATAAACCGAGCAGAGATGCGGCCACGAGTGTGGCGCAGGCACCCGTACCACAAGCCAGGGTTGGACCCGCTCCACGCTCCCATACACGGATCTCAAGGGTGTGCTGATCGATCACTTCTAGGAAGTGAACATTGGTTTTGGCTGGAAACAAAGAATCGACCTCCAGCGCCGATCCCCATGCGTCAAAGGGAATGGATTTGAGGTCTTGCACGGGCACAACCACATGAGGATTGCCCATCCCGACAGCCGCAAGCTGAAGGGTGCTGCCCTGGAGATCGATCTCTCCTTGTGGAAGTCCAGACCGTCCTTGCGGAAGATTTGTCGGAACTTGGTCGGAATTAAGGAATGGCTTCCCCATATCAACTCGTATCTGTCCGTCTTCACACAGTTCAGGGACGATGACGCCTGCCATGGTTTCCGTTCTCCAGGTCCGTCCTGGCTGATCACCATCGCTATCAGCCAGAAAACGGGCTAAGCAGCGAATGCCATTGCCACACATCTCTGCTTCGCTTCCATCCGCATTGAAAATCCGCATCCTCAGTTCTTCGCCATGCTCTGGAGGCAGGGCCAAAATCAAGCCATCGCCTCCGATCCCAAAGCGCCGATCACAGAGCTGGCGCACCCAATTTGGATCTGGTTCTGCGATGTTGAGGGGAAGTTGCCCAGCACGACCTTCCAACAGTACGAAGTCATTGCCTAAACCCTGATACTTGCTGAATTGCAACATCTCCTCAATCTCTTGTCTGAAACTGGTTTGCTTGAAAGGCGCCAAGGCCAGCATCTATGCCCATTACGATTCGTTAAAAGTGATATTTGATCATCATATTCGACTCTAGTGCTTAACAATCCCAGCCCTTAGAGGATCGTTTACAAGGCTCTCTACTTCTAGTCGTGTTTCTGCTGAAGAGGCTAAGGCTCGCCTCAAAGCCTTGCAGCCACTTCTCAGGCCTGTCAAACGCCGCAGTCATGCTGAAAAAATCAGCGCCAAACATGGAAGAGGATTTAGAAGAATTAGGTCTTTACTCTTACGACTCCTTGGCTGGGCTTGTTGAGAATTTTTTATGGAGTCAAGCACCGAGCATTTACGTCTAATAGTTAGGCATCATTAGGTTCCTATAATGATCTGTCTGCAGTAATTCAATGGAGTTCCACGGATCTTTGCTTCAGCTAAAGGCTGCTGTTGAAAAACTTGGTGTGCCTTGTCATTGGGAGCACCGACACGATTTCGAATCTGCTTTTTTTGACGACGAGGTCAGTAACCTCAAATTGAATTGGTGGCCTTCCACAGGCGTAATCCAAATGGTTGGTGACCCAGAAGTACGAGAGGAAATGTGGAATCGCCTACTAAAGGCTTTAGATCTCTGATGCTCCCCCTCGTCGCTGGCTCTTAAACGCCAACTTCCTCCTTATCGCCAGCTCGCATCAGACAATCCTCAAGAGGAAAGACGGTGTGGCAAGGCTGCTGAAGTAGTTAAGTAAAGCAATGTCTTTCATGCTTTTCTTTTGGTCAGTGCTCCTCGAAGGATTGGCGCGTGTTGTTTTGTGGATGTTGATTGATTTATACGCGATCTAAACAGTTCGTCTAAGCCCAGACAATCAGGACGAGGAAGGTGCTGATCGTAAATGACACAACAGACCCCAGGAAGTTTAATACGTATTTCCCTAGAAGTAGGTTATGTATCAGCGTTAGGTTCTGGTTTTGGAAGATTGCTTTCACACATCACTCTTAAAAAGATAACTAAGGATCATGTTGGCGGTGCTGCGAGGGAGTCTTACTCAGGCTTAACTCCCTTGAACCAAGTTTTACCGCTGTTTTGATTGTTTCTGGCTCGGAGCGTTTCCTACACAGAGACCACAAAGATCTAGAGGGAGAGGTTGACTCGCGCGCCCGATTGATGGCTCACAGTTTGCTTGAGTTGATCAAGGGATGGGAGCCGCTTGTACTGATCACGCGGGTGTCGTACATGTTCAATAGCTTGGATGATCAGCAAGATCTGCATAACTGTTTTGAGCGGATCAGTGGATCTAGGAAGGATGCCAAGAGCGTTGGTCAGGTTGGATTGAGCTTCGTCTCATCATTTTCTCAGATTTCTCATCGGTCTCTCAGCTCATTATCAGGCCTCTTTAGGCAAAGATTAATTGAAGTGCGCTTAATTATAAACGATCAATCGTTTACACGACGATGGACGGATGGCTTCAGGACTCTCAAAAGTATTGGTCAGTGAGATTTTATAGTGACCCAAACATCATAAATGACGATGCACGCGTTCTTGTGGATCATGGTCGAGAGATGCCCTATGGACAGCCTGCTCTTCTTTTGTCACGCCGATATATGAGGTACGAGGACGCTGTAAGTCTCTGGAAACATCTTTTACGTGGTGGTTGGGAAGAGACAAATGCTATTTGGTGAGGCTCGCTTATAGATTTAGCTGATTTCGCAAAAAGATCCTGATTTTGAATAAATAACCCACAGTCCATTGTTGTTGTCAGTGTCTTCGTTTAATAGTTTTTAGTTAGTAGTTCTTTATTCCAACTGGTCCAAAGTTCTTCTCATCGTGTCCAAATCAACTGAGCCATAGATACCAGAGATGCTTGTATTGCTTGGACTGTGGCCAAATAACTTACGAATGGCCCTCTCATTCAGATTCTTCGTGCTCAGACACGATGCTGCCCAGTCACGTGTTGCTTTGGGTGACACGCCGATGATGTCACTCCAATGCATTCCTTCCGCCCAACGCGCTCTGTTTGGGTTGTAAGCCCAAGGGAATATCAAGCCAGAGTGATCCATAGAGAGCTCGCTTTCAATGCGAAGGATCTCCATCAGCTTGTGATGGATCGGGATAGTTCTCTGTCTGAATTCGTTCTTCAGGGGCCTTGTCTCATGCCCCTTGAAGCTGATTGTTCCCTGGTTCAGGTCAATGTCTTCCCATCGGAGTCCTGCTGCTTCTGAGGCATGACTGCCTGTCCATCTGAGTACATGCCAGAGCAGTTGATGGTGCTTCGGCAGGTTCTGCCATCTTTCATCGGCTTGGTCCAGTCTCACCACCTGCTTCACCACGGCCTTGCCCCTGACCCTTTTGGTCAAGCCTTCAATCGGATTGCTGTTGATCCAGCCCTCATCCACGGCCACATTGAACAAGCCAGAGAGATACCTAAGGCGTGTCTTGGTGGTGCTGGCTGCTGTGGTCGTTAGTAGGTGATGCCTGTAGCTCAGAGCGTCATCTCTGGTTAGTGCCGTAATGAATTGCTTTTGGCAGTGCTCCATCAGCTTTCCCAAATGCCTTTCCCACTCCTTTTTTGTGGATGGTGCAGGGCTCTTCATCAGGGTTGCGAGGGTTAGAAGGTCATCAGGTGTCTTGGGCGGCTTGCAGGTCCCCTCCAGGTCTTTTTCAGGTCGGCCGGGGAATTCTTGTTGGTAGCGAGGGGTGATGGTGCCTAGGTCATCAGGGAACAGGCCCCTCCACGGCACTACTGACAGAAGCTTCTGGTCTGGCGTTTCCTGCTGGCCTTTGGCCTCCCTGATGAGCTGATCGGTCTCCTCAAGGAACACGAGAGCGTTTCTCTTTGCCTCACCCAGTGTTTTGCCCGCCTTGCGTCGCCATGTCGAGCACCCGATGGCGCCTCTGAGCTTTGGAGGGACAGATCGGATGAAATACCAGCCATCCCTGCCTTTCCTTCGGGTGATGTAGCGAGGGTTAGAGGAAGTGGTCTTAGGCAAGGACCAGTCCCCCATTCTCTTTTTGATGTAAAGCCAGTTGGATTAGATCTGCTTTTCTGTGACGATTGGGACTAACTCCCGCAGCCGCTTGGAGCTGCTTGATGGTCAGATCACTGAGACCCGCATGTGACCGATGTACACATGTAGTGGCAGATTTGGTGTACATAATCTTGCCAACCCCCACATGTAGTGCTGCTGATGGTTGTGGCGTTGTTCCTGATGTCGTTGATGATTTTGGTTGTGATTGGTGATGACCTCTTAGCTCGTTAAT
The Synechococcus sp. CC9311 DNA segment above includes these coding regions:
- the uvrC gene encoding excinuclease ABC subunit UvrC, whose translation is MQRPLLEQPERLEQRLKDIPTEPGCYLMRDADDRLLYVGKSKTLRSRVRSYFRSSHDLSPRIRLMVRQICEIEFIVTDSEAEALALESNLIKNQQPHFNVLLKDDKKYPYLCITWSEDYPRIFITRRRRFRSPLDRFYGPYVDVGLLRRTLFLVKRVFPLRQRPRPLYPNRTCLNYSIGRCPGVCQEKVSSEDYHQILRKVAMVFQGRSDELRQLLNQQMERYAERLDFESAARIRDQLQGIDQLTADQKMSLPDASVSRDVLAVAQDDHFAAIQLFQMRAGKLVGRLGFAADATDLQAGLILQRVIEEHYSQVDAVEIPPEVLVQHELPQQRLIAEWLSEQRERKVQVLHPQRRQKADLIDLVMRNAEFELGRARQSQEQQALANEDLAQLLELATPPRRIEGYDISHIQGSDAVASQVVFIDGLPAKQHYRRYKIQSSSIQAGHSDDFMAMAEIMRRRFRKWARVKAEGADLDQVRRQSSSSLNMDGLHDWPDVVMIDGGKGQLSAVMEALRELDLHEDLVVCSLAKQREEIFLPEAKQPLESEPDQLGVSLLRRLRDEAHRFAVTFHRQQRGQRMKRSRLSDIPGLGPKRVRDLLAHFQSIDAIQLASVDQLHQAPGVGLSLAKQIRAYFHPQEMDEDNMAMAGEDMA
- the coaD gene encoding pantetheine-phosphate adenylyltransferase, with translation MRALYPGSFDPLTLGHLDLIERGCSLFGEVVVAVLQNPGKSPAFSLDQRLEQITQATSHLQGVTVTSFNGLTVNCAREHHAQLILRGLRAMSDFEYELQIAHTNRSLDSEFETIFLSTAAHYSFLSSSVVKEVARFGGRVEHMVPAVVAEDLKRFFNSAL
- the dacB gene encoding D-alanyl-D-alanine carboxypeptidase/D-alanyl-D-alanine-endopeptidase, which codes for MKAALLVLTLASSTAASIPARAEQPPLLTLPPPPSDQPLPDLQQRGRSCAPLQQALNRLLAPIARSWSVSVVNSNGDLLGDVNGAMARIPASNQKLISTAFALDRLGPDFRLRTQLVQRADGTLELKGQGDPDLGIAGLQRFAMAAMGQGGARGASAGSVNLMVQEEPRQNWWPNDWHPSDRAYAYGAPITRLALTSNALGGAVSDPYRRLETLFKKEVKRRGGSIQVQQVQPIRDSQQPQQSDDQIVLHEETSAPMHALMSLANTESHNFTAEVLLRQAADQWDVRAASAAAHRWMQQQGISVEGLRVADGSGLSRNNRVSSQTIAALLMRMDQHPYASYYQASMAIAGQRGTLRNYFIGSPIQGKFWGKTGTIRGVRSISGILQTNDGPRYLSMISNGASRPNATIGQILRTVYSLSPCPSSI
- a CDS encoding DUF4330 domain-containing protein, with the translated sequence MALRDRLRGVSVLDVTAGLIGLMAVGGVLWSPKLSNTFAKANGSVKTVQIMVDVRRVSAADPDALVQEALSSGRASIIIRNQPSGSVKLIRVDDINRVLAAVQPDGSVVTAPDPNRATVGTLNARFVLQGDATVSKSGVVLAGTKLKVGTPVELEGALYRLNGTVSGVKVQ
- a CDS encoding DUF1995 family protein — translated: MSLSVTLPADLVQAESMTLASLKKALSDRQQRRWTVTWRFEGLRVLKPALRLAKALEDAGHDVVLGWPDAGSAALAQRESSELATHCFALKDLMLSEDPEITGRLLLAIGPQPSDYEMVEQICKSWQGTVVLLNGKLEDAGVGIGSVARARRKGFLSIWRSAFHLEPLAEGALLQTEVEMWHLFKADPDGYRFLGTMPSKPDAEAIDMALNGESDSLGRQLGAVDRFIEDLSS
- a CDS encoding cysteine desulfurase family protein, translated to MTGPEHPYFYLDGCATAPLRESVISCMIRAQQESWGNPSSLHRIGCDAAESLERARLSISNSLGADRSDILFCSGATESAHLALIGLAKTQSPGRLVISSVEHPAVAAAAQQLVACGWTIEEWPVDAFGKIQMEHLDRLLQAPTKIVSLIWGQSEVGTLQPIQVVGEACRSKRIPFHTDATQVLSQGCPNWNELPVDLLTASAHKCGGPRGIGLLLFRQEIAERIQPLFAGGEQENGLRAGTECPVLAQGMAAAFRDIASCQANQIELSGSGIASVRDALLALLCQNDAIRLNGHPTERLPHHLSMLVSDRHGQPMSGRALVRALDREGIAASSGSACSSGRDSDSPILKAMGVDPLWRRSGLRLSLGYWINPATLTEINDRIQNAIDRMNHNLA
- the dapF gene encoding diaminopimelate epimerase — translated: MLQFSKYQGLGNDFVLLEGRAGQLPLNIAEPDPNWVRQLCDRRFGIGGDGLILALPPEHGEELRMRIFNADGSEAEMCGNGIRCLARFLADSDGDQPGRTWRTETMAGVIVPELCEDGQIRVDMGKPFLNSDQVPTNLPQGRSGLPQGEIDLQGSTLQLAAVGMGNPHVVVPVQDLKSIPFDAWGSALEVDSLFPAKTNVHFLEVIDQHTLEIRVWERGAGPTLACGTGACATLVAASLLGLSESEATVKLPGGPLEISWPDPKGSVFMTGPAVSVFDGVLNPELLPQPGPEQLTTAAAVGRSTLSGADASTPSTQAENSLDCANDCKDNCNQPDDCLRDEAQAQVQEFLSSTSLDAMINLAGDSLEKRTLSRFKRDDRP
- a CDS encoding DUF1651 domain-containing protein, coding for MDGWLQDSQKYWSVRFYSDPNIINDDARVLVDHGREMPYGQPALLLSRRYMRYEDAVSLWKHLLRGGWEETNAIW
- a CDS encoding site-specific integrase: MPKTTSSNPRYITRRKGRDGWYFIRSVPPKLRGAIGCSTWRRKAGKTLGEAKRNALVFLEETDQLIREAKGQQETPDQKLLSVVPWRGLFPDDLGTITPRYQQEFPGRPEKDLEGTCKPPKTPDDLLTLATLMKSPAPSTKKEWERHLGKLMEHCQKQFITALTRDDALSYRHHLLTTTAASTTKTRLRYLSGLFNVAVDEGWINSNPIEGLTKRVRGKAVVKQVVRLDQADERWQNLPKHHQLLWHVLRWTGSHASEAAGLRWEDIDLNQGTISFKGHETRPLKNEFRQRTIPIHHKLMEILRIESELSMDHSGLIFPWAYNPNRARWAEGMHWSDIIGVSPKATRDWAASCLSTKNLNERAIRKLFGHSPSNTSISGIYGSVDLDTMRRTLDQLE